Proteins encoded by one window of Akkermansia muciniphila ATCC BAA-835:
- the gyrB gene encoding DNA topoisomerase (ATP-hydrolyzing) subunit B, with amino-acid sequence MSEDTNEVVETTVSTTAQHEYGAAQIDKLEGLEAVRKRPGMYIGDPDERGLHHCVFEVLDNSIDEHLAGYCSKIDIVIHVDGSISIVDNGRGIPVDIHPKFGIPAVELVLTNLHAGGKFGQGAYKYSGGLHGVGAKCVNALSDWFKAEVRRDGKRYQIKFERGKTVEPLRTVGSCACEVTGTTITFFPDATIFTDTTEFKFDRLTTRLRELAFLNPGLVIELIDEREAPARRETFFYKDGIVEFVRQLGTNKEVINEDPISISGVRKVEVEYDGKKMEDDVLVDVVFQYNNTYETNILCFANSIYNGDGGTHLSGFRGALTRVINGYAKANGLLKEKDPSLSGEDVREGLVAVISVKMPNPRFSSQTKDKLVNTEIEGVVGNVVYEEIKTYFEENPAMAKKIIEKSITAARAREAARKARETVRKSALSIGGLPGKLADCSDRDPAKCELFIVEGDSAGGSAKMGRDRRTQAILPLRGKVLNVEKARLDKALGSKEIQNMITAIGAGIGEGDDEASFKLDRVRYHKIIIMTDADVDGAHIRTLLLTFFCRHMPQLVRAGYLYIAQAPLYRIIRRKKEEYVQDDVALNRKLIELAVNDVTLRFADGSRSFSPEELSAILETLVNLQRYTESMQAQGGSLEDLLSHRETNGEFPEFLVKVRCGNEEEILFFHDMEALTAFSEENRDLFIFGTPSEEELLENPLPEREGPSRRSITHELHEAKAITRALARLAELGIPGNMIVSMDTPLFELVEGEGDKEKVTPLFSVMDILESVISIGKRGVEITRFKGLGEMDAKDLFKTTMDPERRELLRVILNDDNAVRADEMFTILMGDVVEPRKNYIVDHALNVRNLDI; translated from the coding sequence ATGTCCGAAGATACCAACGAGGTTGTTGAAACCACCGTTTCCACGACGGCGCAGCATGAATACGGCGCCGCGCAGATTGACAAACTGGAAGGCCTGGAGGCCGTGCGGAAGCGGCCCGGCATGTACATCGGGGACCCTGACGAACGAGGCTTGCACCATTGCGTATTTGAAGTGCTCGACAACTCCATTGACGAGCATCTGGCCGGCTATTGCAGCAAGATTGACATTGTCATTCATGTGGACGGTTCCATTTCCATCGTAGATAACGGGCGCGGCATTCCGGTGGATATCCACCCGAAGTTCGGCATTCCCGCTGTGGAGCTGGTTCTGACCAACCTGCACGCGGGCGGCAAATTCGGTCAGGGTGCGTACAAGTACTCCGGCGGCCTGCACGGTGTGGGCGCCAAATGCGTGAATGCCCTGTCCGACTGGTTCAAGGCGGAAGTGCGCCGGGACGGCAAGCGCTATCAGATCAAATTTGAGCGAGGCAAGACGGTGGAACCCCTCCGCACTGTAGGTTCCTGTGCCTGTGAAGTCACGGGAACCACGATCACGTTTTTCCCGGATGCCACCATTTTCACGGATACCACGGAGTTCAAGTTTGACCGCCTGACGACGCGCCTGCGGGAACTGGCTTTCCTGAATCCCGGCCTGGTCATTGAACTGATTGACGAGCGTGAAGCTCCGGCGCGCCGGGAAACGTTCTTCTATAAGGACGGCATTGTGGAGTTCGTACGTCAGCTGGGCACGAACAAGGAAGTGATCAACGAGGACCCCATTTCCATTTCCGGCGTCCGGAAGGTGGAAGTGGAGTACGACGGCAAGAAGATGGAGGACGATGTTCTGGTGGACGTTGTGTTCCAGTACAACAACACGTATGAAACGAACATCCTTTGCTTTGCCAACTCCATTTACAACGGGGACGGGGGAACGCACCTTTCCGGGTTCCGCGGCGCCCTGACGCGCGTCATCAACGGTTACGCAAAGGCCAACGGCCTGTTGAAGGAAAAAGATCCCTCCCTGAGCGGCGAAGATGTTCGTGAAGGCCTGGTGGCGGTTATTTCCGTCAAGATGCCCAACCCGCGTTTCTCATCCCAGACGAAGGACAAGCTGGTGAATACGGAGATTGAAGGCGTGGTGGGCAATGTCGTGTACGAGGAAATCAAGACGTACTTTGAAGAAAACCCGGCGATGGCCAAGAAGATCATCGAGAAGAGCATCACGGCCGCTCGTGCCCGGGAAGCCGCCCGCAAGGCGCGTGAAACAGTCCGCAAGAGCGCTCTCTCCATCGGCGGCCTCCCCGGCAAACTGGCGGATTGTTCCGACCGGGATCCCGCGAAGTGCGAGCTGTTCATTGTGGAAGGTGACTCCGCAGGCGGTTCCGCCAAGATGGGGCGCGACCGCCGCACGCAGGCTATCCTGCCCCTGCGCGGGAAAGTGCTGAACGTGGAAAAGGCCCGCCTGGACAAAGCCCTGGGGAGCAAGGAAATCCAGAACATGATTACGGCCATCGGCGCCGGAATCGGGGAAGGGGACGATGAAGCCTCCTTCAAGCTGGACCGCGTGCGCTACCACAAAATCATCATCATGACTGATGCCGACGTGGACGGCGCCCACATCCGCACCCTCCTTCTCACTTTCTTCTGCCGCCACATGCCGCAGCTGGTGCGCGCCGGGTATCTGTACATCGCTCAGGCGCCCCTGTACCGCATCATCCGCAGGAAAAAGGAAGAGTACGTGCAGGATGACGTGGCCCTGAACCGCAAACTGATTGAACTGGCCGTTAATGACGTGACTCTGCGTTTCGCAGACGGCTCCCGTTCCTTCTCTCCCGAAGAACTCTCCGCCATTCTGGAAACGCTGGTCAACCTCCAGCGCTATACGGAATCCATGCAGGCGCAGGGCGGTTCCCTGGAAGACCTGCTCAGCCATCGGGAGACCAACGGGGAATTCCCGGAATTCCTGGTGAAGGTGCGCTGCGGCAATGAAGAGGAAATACTCTTCTTCCATGACATGGAGGCCCTGACCGCCTTTTCTGAGGAAAACAGGGACCTTTTCATCTTTGGCACGCCCTCGGAAGAGGAGTTGCTGGAAAATCCGCTTCCGGAACGGGAGGGGCCCAGCCGCCGCTCCATCACTCATGAACTGCATGAAGCCAAAGCCATCACGCGGGCCCTGGCCCGGCTGGCGGAACTGGGCATTCCGGGGAATATGATTGTCTCCATGGATACGCCCCTGTTTGAACTGGTGGAGGGTGAAGGGGATAAGGAAAAAGTAACGCCCCTGTTCTCCGTCATGGACATTCTGGAATCCGTCATCTCCATCGGCAAGCGCGGGGTGGAAATCACGCGATTCAAAGGGTTGGGTGAAATGGATGCCAAGGACTTGTTCAAGACGACGATGGACCCGGAACGGCGCGAGCTGCTCCGCGTCATCCTGAACGATGACAACGCCGTCAGGGCCGATGAAATGTTCACCATCCTGATGGGGGATGTGGTGGAACCCCGCAAGAATTACATCGTGGATCATGCCCTCAATGTCCGCAACCTTGACATTTAA
- a CDS encoding SUMF1/EgtB/PvdO family nonheme iron enzyme — protein MPDYISFLRLFSCSCALLCAGMLHASGLQPWLRELDVIPPAPSAKEKDAWMRQVWTRTAEYAASLSEPAAADDCGDAMVLLVPVFQAWPDGKAAGAALAEILSVPAESIGAVSSWDDLVKHQEAIQERVRFLRLKKLAAYYDSAAIRRAVKRNRDKYGERYAGAEGFLARLDEWEKELGPLDRWVEQAGPGQAALLREMVDLRRKALIEALPEQNGLKEWVSVRRFNPSGKSSFNHDRPANWQGISSMPGPGRRYRSGIVKFNGVSSSSPVEQLLADDRWVGHLDVDFSGEKLMFTGNGFGKKESRPWDVFELDLKTGKKESLTAHMPADTDSYNSCYLPDGRIIFVNTSGMQGVPCVAGVDYVGNLHLYDREKKTTRRLTFDQDNNWFPTMLPDGRVMFLRWEYTESAHYFSRVLMHMNPDGSDQKEYYGSNSYWPNSLFNARPLPGRPGMFAGIVSGHHGVKRLGELVLFDVNRGRTATEGAVQKIPGYGKPVENVTKDQLVQGLKTPYFAEPYPLNDECFLAVSSPSGNQGVTNVVWCDIYDNIVPLTASSYFVYADPAPLGPRKKPSVLHDRVKTESKTATVYISDVYRGRAMAGVPRGEAKALRVFMSEYSPRNTGSHYAMGMESNWDLKVLYGTVPVNPDGSAIFTAPACQPLTLQVLDGEGRALALMRSWFTAMPGETLSCIGCHERQNCAPPARAVMASRQKPAPIVPWYGPARTFSFMNEVQPVLDRHCIRCHTAEGKARGGVPDFMTLEAVKGAPAPGSVSYWNLHPYVRRNGPEGNYLGLAPTEFFADTSELYQLLKKGHHGVEMPQEDWNRLVTWMDMNAPYLGEWPGERNEGLLKRRYDLHGRFSGAERNYVTMKDSLFRRSAGVSKPDAGKPIARTGGKSVPVPEPRNETLTVDLGDGVNMTFRRIPAGKFRMGNERETPAERPVSTVGIERPFWMGEAEVTLEQYRRFDPEYVNGWYDMHYKDQVRPGYDMDADPRFPVIRVPWARAMEFCRWLSGKTGKKVTLPTEAQWEYAARGGADTDFFFGERDADFSAYANLGDVTLKELAVSGVDPRPIKNPNRFWDFVPRDEKYNDGKLHLAPVKSYRPNAYGLYDMIGNAAEWTRSEYRPYPWKEGDGRNEGLDSHVPRAVRGGSWYDRPRRATSSWRWGYPGWRPVYNVGFRVIIED, from the coding sequence ATGCCTGATTATATTTCCTTTCTGCGTCTTTTTTCATGTTCCTGCGCCTTGCTGTGTGCCGGAATGCTCCACGCTTCCGGTTTGCAGCCCTGGTTGCGGGAGCTGGACGTAATCCCGCCTGCGCCTTCCGCGAAAGAAAAGGATGCATGGATGAGGCAGGTATGGACGCGGACGGCGGAATATGCGGCTTCCCTTTCCGAGCCTGCTGCCGCTGACGATTGCGGGGATGCGATGGTTTTGCTGGTTCCCGTATTTCAGGCGTGGCCGGACGGGAAGGCAGCAGGTGCCGCGCTGGCGGAAATTCTTTCCGTTCCCGCGGAGAGTATTGGAGCTGTTTCTTCCTGGGATGACCTGGTTAAGCATCAGGAAGCCATTCAGGAACGAGTCCGTTTCCTCAGGCTGAAGAAGCTGGCGGCCTATTATGACTCTGCGGCCATCCGCCGCGCGGTGAAGCGAAACCGGGACAAGTACGGGGAACGGTACGCCGGTGCGGAAGGTTTCCTGGCACGGCTGGATGAGTGGGAGAAGGAGCTGGGGCCGCTGGACCGGTGGGTGGAGCAGGCCGGGCCGGGACAGGCGGCCCTGCTGCGGGAGATGGTGGATCTGCGGAGAAAAGCCCTGATTGAAGCCCTGCCGGAACAGAACGGCCTGAAGGAATGGGTGAGCGTGCGGCGTTTCAATCCGTCCGGGAAAAGTTCTTTCAATCATGACCGTCCGGCGAACTGGCAGGGTATTTCCAGCATGCCGGGGCCCGGGCGCAGATACCGCAGCGGCATTGTGAAATTTAACGGGGTTTCCTCTTCTTCCCCTGTGGAGCAGCTGCTGGCGGACGACCGCTGGGTCGGGCATCTGGATGTTGATTTTTCCGGGGAGAAGCTCATGTTCACCGGGAACGGATTCGGCAAGAAGGAAAGCAGGCCCTGGGACGTTTTTGAGCTGGATTTGAAAACCGGGAAAAAGGAATCCCTTACCGCGCATATGCCGGCGGATACGGACAGCTATAATTCCTGCTACCTGCCGGACGGCCGGATTATTTTCGTCAATACTTCCGGCATGCAGGGGGTGCCCTGCGTGGCCGGGGTGGATTACGTGGGCAACCTCCACCTTTACGACCGGGAAAAGAAAACGACCCGCCGGCTTACCTTTGACCAGGACAATAACTGGTTCCCCACCATGTTGCCGGACGGCAGGGTGATGTTCCTGCGCTGGGAGTACACGGAAAGTGCCCACTATTTCAGCCGCGTGCTGATGCACATGAATCCGGACGGCAGCGACCAGAAGGAATACTATGGTTCCAACTCCTACTGGCCCAACAGCTTGTTCAACGCACGGCCCCTCCCCGGCAGGCCGGGCATGTTTGCGGGCATTGTCAGCGGGCACCATGGAGTCAAGAGGCTGGGGGAACTGGTCCTTTTTGACGTGAACAGGGGGCGCACCGCCACGGAGGGTGCCGTTCAGAAGATTCCGGGGTATGGAAAGCCCGTGGAAAACGTGACCAAAGATCAGCTGGTGCAGGGATTGAAGACTCCTTATTTCGCAGAACCTTATCCTTTGAATGACGAGTGTTTCCTGGCCGTTTCCTCCCCCTCCGGCAACCAGGGCGTGACCAATGTGGTCTGGTGCGACATATACGATAACATCGTTCCTCTCACGGCCTCCTCCTACTTCGTCTATGCAGACCCCGCGCCCCTGGGGCCACGCAAAAAACCGTCCGTGTTGCATGACCGGGTGAAGACGGAAAGCAAGACGGCTACGGTTTATATTTCCGACGTATACCGGGGCCGCGCCATGGCCGGAGTGCCCAGAGGGGAAGCCAAGGCCCTGCGCGTGTTTATGTCCGAGTACAGCCCCCGCAATACGGGAAGCCACTATGCCATGGGCATGGAAAGCAACTGGGACTTGAAAGTTCTGTACGGCACCGTGCCCGTGAATCCTGACGGTTCCGCCATCTTCACGGCTCCCGCCTGCCAGCCTCTGACGCTTCAGGTGCTGGACGGGGAGGGGCGCGCCCTGGCGCTGATGCGGAGCTGGTTTACCGCCATGCCGGGGGAAACGCTCAGCTGCATCGGCTGCCATGAACGGCAGAACTGCGCTCCCCCCGCCAGGGCCGTCATGGCTTCCCGCCAGAAACCCGCTCCTATTGTTCCGTGGTACGGTCCGGCGCGCACTTTCTCCTTCATGAATGAAGTGCAGCCCGTGCTGGACCGCCATTGCATACGCTGCCACACAGCGGAAGGCAAGGCCCGTGGAGGAGTGCCGGATTTCATGACATTGGAGGCCGTCAAGGGGGCTCCCGCCCCCGGTTCCGTCTCTTATTGGAACCTGCACCCCTATGTGCGCCGCAACGGCCCGGAGGGGAACTATCTGGGGCTGGCCCCCACGGAGTTTTTCGCGGATACGTCGGAGCTTTACCAGCTCCTTAAAAAAGGCCACCATGGCGTGGAAATGCCGCAGGAGGACTGGAACCGCCTGGTCACGTGGATGGACATGAACGCCCCCTATCTGGGTGAATGGCCGGGAGAGCGCAATGAAGGGCTGCTGAAACGCCGTTATGACCTGCACGGCAGATTTTCAGGAGCGGAACGTAATTACGTGACGATGAAGGATTCCCTATTCCGGAGAAGCGCCGGCGTTTCCAAACCTGACGCCGGGAAGCCCATTGCTCGCACCGGAGGAAAGAGCGTTCCCGTTCCGGAACCGCGTAATGAAACGCTGACTGTGGATTTGGGCGACGGCGTGAACATGACATTCCGCCGCATTCCCGCAGGGAAGTTCAGGATGGGGAATGAACGGGAAACACCGGCGGAACGTCCTGTTTCCACGGTGGGGATTGAAAGGCCGTTCTGGATGGGAGAGGCGGAAGTGACGTTGGAGCAATACCGCCGCTTCGACCCGGAGTATGTTAACGGATGGTATGACATGCATTACAAGGACCAGGTGAGGCCCGGCTACGACATGGATGCCGATCCGCGTTTTCCCGTCATCCGGGTTCCTTGGGCCAGGGCCATGGAATTTTGCCGCTGGCTTTCCGGGAAAACCGGGAAAAAAGTGACCTTGCCTACGGAAGCGCAGTGGGAATACGCGGCCAGGGGGGGAGCTGATACGGATTTCTTTTTCGGGGAGCGGGATGCGGATTTTTCCGCGTATGCCAACCTGGGGGATGTGACCCTGAAGGAGCTGGCCGTTTCCGGCGTAGATCCCAGGCCGATTAAAAATCCCAACCGTTTCTGGGACTTCGTGCCGAGGGATGAGAAATACAATGACGGGAAGCTCCACCTGGCCCCCGTCAAGAGTTACAGGCCGAATGCCTACGGATTATACGACATGATCGGCAATGCCGCGGAATGGACCCGTTCCGAATACAGGCCTTACCCCTGGAAGGAAGGGGACGGGCGCAATGAAGGCCTGGACTCCCATGTTCCCCGTGCGGTGCGCGGCGGTTCCTGGTATGACCGTCCCAGGAGGGCCACGTCCTCCTGGCGCTGGGGCTATCCCGGCTGGCGTCCGGTGTACAACGTGGGGTTCCGGGTGATCATAGAAGACTGA
- the gyrA gene encoding DNA gyrase subunit A, giving the protein MENNRIKPVDVASELSTSFLDYSMSVIISRALPDVRDGLKPSQRRILYAMKELNLSPGGKTRKCSKIVGDTMGNYHPHGDAAIYGTLVNMAQDWSMRDILVIGQGNFGTPDGDPPAAARYTEAKLSGMGVALMADLDKDTVDFVPTYDNEHTEPTVFPSAFPNLLVNGGTGIAVGMATNMPPHNLGEVVDGICAVIDNPHMTVEELRQYIKGPDFPTGGDVLGFSGIDNYFRTGRGSVRIRGKIDMEVTDSGKDLLIIREVPYGVNRAALQERIAELYKDKILTDISGIRDLSDEKTCIEIELKRDARPQVVMNQLYKLTSMETSFAVNMLAIHDNRPKTLAMMDAINFYIEHRREVVVRRTRYLLGDAEKDAERLEAFLLALHHMDDFISIIRDSKNRDEARERLQNYTFSTQTAESLGILIRSQASIQGDRYVFTERQVNSILDLRLYQLTALENDKISGEYAELLVRIKDYLDILANESRVLGIVKDELKAIKDKYATPRVTRIIPFSGDMAIEDLIPNDTMIVTITHSGYIKRTNSAEYRVQARGGKGVKAATTRGAKKDAEADFIEHLFAAQNHDYLMFFTNTGRVYVDRVYEIDEAARSAQGRNIKNLLDLQPEEAIAAILRLERRVDEKGNDITFAEGSGNVVFATKDGTVKKTSLNDFANYRKAGIIAINLEEGNSLVNAELTSGADEIVLVTHDGMSIRFPEEDLRTQGRNTIGVRGIRPRAGDYVVALAIVDPQKTLLVASENGLGKRTSFDEYRTQGRGGTGIKTMNCTDKTGKVVSATVVSDEDELMLMTTAGQSVRIKVATVRETGRATQGVKLMTLNEGESIQDISIVIPDDEDEEAPAETEDAGAGEVSGEMEAPAEE; this is encoded by the coding sequence ATGGAAAATAATAGAATCAAACCGGTGGATGTAGCCAGTGAGCTCTCCACTTCTTTCCTGGACTACTCCATGTCCGTCATCATCTCCCGCGCCCTGCCGGACGTGAGAGACGGCCTCAAACCTTCCCAGCGGCGCATCCTGTACGCCATGAAGGAACTCAATCTGTCCCCTGGGGGCAAGACCCGCAAATGCTCCAAAATCGTGGGCGACACGATGGGTAACTACCACCCTCACGGGGATGCCGCCATTTACGGCACCCTGGTGAACATGGCGCAGGACTGGTCCATGCGGGATATTCTCGTGATCGGCCAGGGCAACTTCGGCACGCCGGATGGAGACCCCCCCGCCGCTGCCCGATACACGGAAGCCAAGCTCTCCGGCATGGGCGTGGCCCTGATGGCGGATTTGGACAAGGACACCGTGGATTTTGTTCCCACATACGACAATGAACACACGGAACCCACCGTGTTTCCCTCCGCTTTCCCAAACCTTCTGGTGAACGGCGGCACGGGGATTGCCGTGGGGATGGCCACCAACATGCCTCCGCACAACCTGGGGGAAGTGGTGGACGGTATCTGCGCCGTGATTGACAATCCCCACATGACTGTGGAAGAGCTGCGCCAGTACATCAAGGGGCCGGATTTTCCCACCGGGGGCGACGTGCTGGGCTTTTCAGGCATTGACAACTACTTCCGCACCGGGCGCGGCTCCGTGCGCATCCGCGGCAAGATAGACATGGAAGTAACGGATTCCGGCAAGGATCTTCTCATCATCCGGGAAGTGCCGTATGGCGTGAACCGCGCCGCCCTTCAGGAACGCATTGCGGAACTGTACAAGGATAAAATCCTGACGGATATTTCCGGCATCCGTGACCTTTCCGATGAGAAAACCTGCATTGAAATCGAGCTGAAGCGGGATGCCCGCCCGCAGGTGGTCATGAACCAGCTTTACAAGCTCACCTCCATGGAAACTTCCTTTGCGGTGAATATGCTGGCGATTCATGACAACCGCCCCAAGACGCTCGCCATGATGGACGCCATCAACTTCTACATCGAGCACCGCCGCGAGGTGGTCGTGCGCCGCACGCGCTATCTGCTGGGGGATGCGGAGAAGGATGCCGAGCGCCTGGAAGCCTTCCTGCTGGCTCTGCACCACATGGATGACTTCATTTCCATTATCCGGGATTCCAAAAACCGGGATGAAGCCCGTGAACGCCTGCAGAATTACACATTCTCCACGCAGACAGCGGAAAGCCTGGGCATCCTGATCCGTTCCCAGGCCTCCATCCAGGGGGACCGCTACGTCTTCACGGAACGCCAGGTGAACTCCATCCTGGACCTGCGCCTGTACCAGTTGACCGCCTTGGAAAACGACAAGATTTCCGGGGAATACGCGGAACTGCTGGTCCGCATCAAGGACTACCTGGATATTCTGGCGAACGAATCCCGCGTGCTGGGCATTGTAAAGGACGAACTGAAGGCGATTAAGGACAAGTACGCCACGCCGCGCGTCACGCGCATCATTCCCTTCTCCGGGGATATGGCCATTGAGGATCTCATCCCGAATGACACGATGATCGTCACCATCACGCACAGCGGCTACATCAAGCGCACCAACTCCGCGGAATACCGCGTGCAGGCGCGCGGGGGCAAGGGCGTGAAGGCTGCCACTACCAGGGGAGCCAAAAAGGATGCGGAAGCGGACTTTATCGAACACCTGTTCGCCGCCCAGAACCACGACTACCTGATGTTCTTTACGAACACCGGGCGCGTGTACGTGGACCGCGTGTATGAGATTGACGAAGCGGCGCGCAGCGCGCAGGGTCGCAATATCAAGAATCTGCTGGATCTCCAGCCGGAAGAAGCCATCGCTGCCATCCTGCGCCTGGAACGCCGGGTGGATGAAAAAGGCAATGACATTACCTTTGCGGAAGGCAGCGGCAATGTTGTTTTCGCCACGAAGGACGGCACGGTGAAGAAAACCAGCCTGAACGATTTCGCCAACTACCGCAAGGCCGGCATCATTGCCATTAATCTGGAGGAAGGCAACAGTCTGGTGAACGCGGAACTTACCAGCGGGGCCGATGAAATCGTGCTCGTCACGCATGACGGCATGAGCATCCGCTTCCCGGAAGAAGATCTGCGTACGCAGGGCCGCAACACCATCGGTGTTCGCGGCATCCGCCCGCGGGCGGGGGACTACGTTGTGGCCCTGGCCATTGTGGACCCGCAGAAAACCCTGCTGGTGGCTTCTGAAAACGGCCTCGGCAAGCGCACTTCCTTTGATGAATACCGCACGCAGGGCCGCGGCGGAACCGGCATCAAGACCATGAATTGCACGGATAAGACCGGCAAGGTGGTTTCCGCCACGGTCGTGTCTGATGAGGACGAGCTGATGCTGATGACCACGGCCGGACAATCCGTCCGCATCAAGGTGGCGACCGTGCGTGAAACGGGCCGCGCCACCCAGGGCGTGAAGCTCATGACGCTGAATGAGGGCGAATCCATCCAGGACATTTCCATCGTCATTCCTGATGATGAAGATGAAGAAGCCCCGGCGGAAACGGAAGACGCGGGAGCCGGGGAAGTGTCCGGTGAAATGGAAGCTCCGGCGGAAGAATAA
- a CDS encoding peptidase U32 family protein: MPFQNRIEIMAPAGSFESLAAALQGGADSVYFGVGKLNMRSRATVNFSEEDLPEIVERCHEAGAKAYLTLNIIVYDEELEAVHALCDAARKAGVDAVIASDLAVISYARSIGLEVHMSVQANVCNMASVKFYAQYADVVVLARELTLAQIRHIIESIRKEGVKGPSGELLRVEIFAHGALCVAVSGKCHMSLAAYNSSANRGACFQNCRRAYRVTDEETGNELVIDNKYVMSPKDLCTIPVLDQLLDAGVSVLKLEGRGRSSDYVRTVTSVYREAARACQDGTFSADRAEAWMKRLESVFNRGFWQGGYYLGVKWGEWSGSANSRAALLKIHIARVENFYKKNGVAALFLEAGGLSAGQTILITGPTTGAVRMEVAAMRRETAEGMEPVEAAQKGETVYLAVPEQVRRRDKVYLLRPRMLEDA, from the coding sequence ATGCCTTTTCAAAACCGGATAGAAATCATGGCCCCGGCGGGGTCGTTTGAATCTCTGGCGGCCGCCTTGCAGGGCGGAGCGGACTCCGTGTACTTCGGAGTAGGAAAGCTGAACATGCGTTCCCGCGCCACGGTCAATTTTTCGGAAGAAGATTTGCCGGAAATCGTCGAGCGTTGCCATGAGGCGGGCGCCAAAGCTTATCTGACACTGAATATCATTGTGTACGATGAAGAGCTGGAGGCGGTGCATGCCCTGTGCGACGCCGCCCGGAAAGCCGGTGTGGATGCCGTCATCGCTTCCGACCTGGCGGTGATTTCTTATGCGCGTTCCATTGGGCTGGAAGTCCATATGTCCGTGCAGGCCAACGTCTGCAACATGGCCTCCGTCAAATTTTACGCGCAGTACGCGGATGTGGTGGTGCTGGCCCGGGAACTCACCCTGGCGCAAATCAGGCATATCATTGAATCCATCCGGAAGGAGGGCGTGAAAGGCCCCTCCGGGGAGCTGCTGCGGGTGGAAATTTTCGCCCATGGGGCGTTATGTGTGGCCGTGTCCGGCAAATGCCACATGAGCCTGGCGGCCTACAACTCCTCCGCCAACCGGGGGGCCTGCTTCCAGAACTGCCGCCGCGCCTACCGCGTGACGGATGAGGAAACGGGCAATGAACTGGTGATAGACAACAAATACGTGATGTCTCCCAAGGACCTGTGTACCATTCCGGTGCTGGACCAGCTTCTGGACGCGGGCGTTTCCGTGCTGAAGCTGGAAGGGCGCGGCCGTTCCTCGGATTACGTCAGGACGGTTACCTCCGTGTACCGGGAAGCCGCGCGGGCATGCCAGGACGGAACCTTTTCCGCGGACAGGGCGGAAGCGTGGATGAAACGGCTGGAATCCGTTTTCAACCGGGGATTCTGGCAAGGCGGCTATTACCTGGGCGTGAAGTGGGGGGAATGGAGCGGTTCCGCCAACAGCCGCGCTGCCCTGTTGAAGATCCACATTGCCAGGGTAGAGAACTTTTATAAGAAGAACGGGGTGGCGGCCCTGTTCCTGGAAGCCGGCGGCCTGTCCGCGGGGCAGACCATCCTCATAACAGGCCCCACTACGGGAGCCGTCCGCATGGAAGTGGCAGCCATGCGGAGGGAGACGGCAGAGGGCATGGAGCCCGTAGAAGCCGCTCAAAAGGGAGAAACCGTCTATCTGGCGGTTCCCGAACAGGTGCGCCGCCGGGACAAGGTGTACCTGCTGCGCCCCCGGATGCTGGAGGATGCCTGA
- a CDS encoding lactate utilization protein, with amino-acid sequence MEDPLSLEQCAGRLERRGFRSFVVPDLRAAAEVMRGLVREFRPSSASYGDSMTLKDAGILDDLRSNPDIQFYDGFVPGMVREEKWEIRRQGMTADLFLTGVNAVSMEGTLHWVDMVGNRVAPVAFGPRRVILLAGSNKLVATPAEARERIRRIAPLNARRHEGFRTPCMHTGICADCNSPDRLCNIHMSIVKCFPEGRISVILMEEPGGL; translated from the coding sequence ATGGAAGACCCCCTTTCATTGGAGCAATGTGCCGGACGTCTGGAACGGCGTGGATTCCGGAGTTTTGTAGTGCCGGACCTGAGGGCGGCTGCGGAGGTTATGCGCGGCCTGGTGCGGGAGTTCAGGCCGTCGTCCGCTTCCTATGGGGATTCCATGACCCTGAAGGATGCGGGCATTCTTGATGACCTGCGCTCCAATCCGGACATTCAGTTCTATGACGGCTTTGTTCCGGGCATGGTGCGGGAGGAGAAATGGGAAATCCGCCGCCAGGGCATGACGGCGGACCTGTTTTTAACCGGCGTCAATGCCGTCAGCATGGAAGGGACCCTGCACTGGGTGGACATGGTGGGCAACCGTGTGGCTCCGGTGGCATTCGGACCCCGGCGCGTCATTTTGCTGGCCGGTTCCAACAAGCTGGTGGCAACGCCGGCAGAGGCCCGGGAACGCATCCGCCGCATTGCGCCCCTGAACGCCAGGCGGCATGAAGGGTTCAGGACTCCCTGCATGCACACCGGAATCTGCGCGGATTGTAATTCCCCGGACCGCCTGTGCAATATTCACATGTCCATTGTTAAATGCTTTCCCGAGGGAAGAATTTCCGTCATTCTGATGGAAGAACCCGGAGGACTTTGA